In Aegilops tauschii subsp. strangulata cultivar AL8/78 chromosome 3, Aet v6.0, whole genome shotgun sequence, one genomic interval encodes:
- the LOC109766863 gene encoding uncharacterized protein: MAKLPIVGRSVQHSSRKPNESMRLVVVTIIGVVFGFFIGISFPTVSITKLHFPSSIVSYIEDKNSGLTAQAILNHAWISARNARGNASESSSNTTMKIYVPTNPRGAEMLAPGIIASESDFNAHRLWGDPAEDLPFKPKYLVTFTVGIAQKDNINRAVQKFSDDFAILLFHYDGHVTEWEEFEWSKRAIHISVLKQAKWWYAKRFLHPDIVAPYEYIFIWDEDLGVDHFNGEEYIKLVKKYQLEISQPGLEPDKGLTWQMTKRRGDREVHKDTEERPGWCTDPHLPPCAAFVEIMAPVFSRDAWRCVWHMIQNDLVHGWGLDFALRKCVEPAHEKIGVVDSQWIVHQVVPSLGNQGQAENGKAPWEGVRERCRKEWGIFQTRIAEADKAYYEMMGVTPPNVTFVH; this comes from the exons ATGGCAAAACTCCCGATAGTTGGTCGCAG TGTGCAGCATAGTAGTAGGAAACCCAACGAGAGCATGAGGCTTGTCGTCGTGACCATCATCGGGGTGGTCTTTGGTTTCTTCATCGGGATCTCCTTCCCAACAGTCAGCATAACAAAG CTTCACTTCCCTTCTAGCATTGTTTCCTACATAGAGGACAAGAACTCTGGACTCACAGCTCAGGCTATACTTAACCATGCCTGGATTTCTGCTAGAAACGCAAGGGGCAATGCTTCTGAATCTAGTTCAAACACTACCATGAAG ATATATGTACCAACAAACCCCAGGGGCGCAGAGATGCTAGCACCTGGCATCATTGCATCAGAGTCTGATTTCAATGCTCACAGACTATGGGGAGACCCGGCTGAG GACCTACCCTTCAAGCCAAAGTACCTTGTTACTTTCACTGTTGGAATTGCACAGAAGGATAACATAAATAGAGCAGTCCAGAAG TTTTCTGATGACTTTGCTATCCTGTTATTTCACTATGATGGCCATGTGACTGAATGGGAGGAATTTGAGTGGTCAAAACGAGCGATTCATATTAGTGTTCTGAAACAAGCGAAATG GTGGTATGCTAAAAGATTCTTGCATCCTGATATCGTGGCACCTTATGAGTACATATTTATCTGGGATGAAGACCTTGGAGTTGATCATTTCAATGGAGAGGA GTATATCAAACTTGTCAAGAAATATCAGCTGGAAATCTCACAACCTGGTTTGGAGCCAGATAAGGGATTGACATGGCAGATGACCAAAAGAAGAGGGGATCGCGAGGTTCACAA GGATACTGAGGAGAGGCCAGGCTGGTGCACGGATCCTCATCTTCCACCATGTGCTGC TTTTGTTGAAATTATGGCTCCGGTTTTCTCCAGAGATGCATGGAGATGTGTATGGCATATGATTCAG AATGACTTGGTTCATGGATGGGGTCTGGATTTTGCTCTGAGGAAATGTGTGGAG CCTGCTCACGAGAAAATCGGTGTCGTCGACTCCCAGTGGATCGTACACCAAGTGGTTCCTTCTCTTGGGAACCAG GGACAGGCGGAGAACGGGAAGGCGCCGTGGGAAGGGGTGCGGGAGCGCTGCCGAAAAGAGTGGGGGATCTTCCAGACGAGGATCGCGGAGGCCGACAAGGCGTATTACGAGATGATGGGCGTCACCCCTCCCAACGTAACATTTGTCCACTAG
- the LOC109766862 gene encoding protein PIN-LIKES 2 has product MDPQVAVQGGDWVSAVTPLLKLLCLTVIGLLLAHPRAQVVPKATFKLLSKLVFALFLPCLIFVHLGQSVTLHNVLHWWFIPVNVLIATAVGCALGYAVALVCRPPPQFFRFTVIMTGFGNTGNLPIAIIGSVCHTADHPFGPGCHREGIAYVSFAQWVAVLLVYTLVYHMMEPPMQYYEIVGEGNEIEEEPQLSNFSRPLLQEAEWPGMADKETEHSKTPFIARIFASISGSSQNTFPDIDFSEEGGVSGAGPSSPKSLRCLAEPKVVRRMRVVAEKTPIQHVLQPPTIASLLAIIIGMVPVLKAFVFGADAPLSFFTDSLEILAAAVVPSVMLILGGMLAEGPNDNALGMRTIVGITVARLLILPCIGIGIVMLADRLHLLVENDHMYRFVLSLQYSTPSAILLGAIASLRGYSVKEASALLFWQHICAVFSLSIYLVVYFKLLSYI; this is encoded by the coding sequence atGGACCCGCAGGTGGCGGTGCAGGGCGGCGACTGGGTGTCGGCGGTGACGCCGCTGCTGAAGCTGCTGTGCCTGACGGTGATCGGGCTCCTCCTCGCGCACCCGCGGGCGCAGGTGGTGCCCAAGGCCACCTTCAAGCTGCTCAGCAAGCTCGTCTTCGCGCTCTTCCTGCCCTGCCTCATCTTCGTGCACCTCGGCCAGTCGGTCACGCTCCACAACGTGCTCCACTGGTGGTTCATCCCCGTCAACGTCCTCATCGCCACCGCCGTCGGCTGCGCGCTCGGCTACGCCGTCGCCCTCGtctgccgcccgccgccgcagTTCTTCCGCTTCACCGTCATCATGACGGGCTTCGGCAACACGGGCAACCTCCCCATCGCCATCATCGGCTCCGTCTGCCACACCGCCGACCACCCCTTCGGCCCCGGCTGCCACCGCGAGGGCATCGCCTACGTCTCCTTCGCGCAGTGGGTCGCCGTCCTCCTCGTATACACCCTCGTCTACCACATGATGGAGCCCCCCATGCAGTACTACGAGATCGTCGGCGAGGGCAACGAGATCGAGGAGGAGCCGCAGCTCAGCAACTTCAGCCGCCCCCTGCTCCAGGAGGCCGAGTGGCCCGGGATGGCCGACAAGGAGACGGAGCACTCCAAGACGCCATTCATCGCCAGGATCTTCGCCAGCATCTCGGGCTCCTCGCAGAACACCTTCCCCGACATCGATTTCTCCGAGGAGGGGGGGGTCTCCGGCGCCGGGCCTAGCAGCCCGAAGTCGCTCCGGTGCTTGGCGGAGCCCAAAGTGGTCAGGAGGATGAGGGTTGTCGCCGAGAAGACTCCGATTCAGCATGTCCTTCAGCCGCCGACCATCGCCTCCTTGCTCGCCATCATCATCGGCATGGTCCCCGTGCTCAAGGCCTTCGTGTTTGGGGCTGATGCGCCGCTCTCGTTCTTCACCGACAGTCTGGAGATCCTGGCTGCTGCCGTGGTTCCCTCGGTGATGTTGATTCTTGGAGGCATGCTCGCAGAAGGCCCAAATGACAACGCACTGGGTATGCGGACTATCGTCGGTATAACCGTCGCAAGGCTCCTGATACTCCCCTGCATCGGCATCGGCATCGTGATGCTAGCAGACAGGTTGCATCTGCTCGTCGAGAACGACCACATGTACCGGTTTGTGCTCTCACTGCAATACTCCACCCCCAGTGCCATCCTGCTTGGAGCAATCGCGAGCCTGAGGGGTTACAGCGTTAAGGAAGCATCCGCGCTCCTCTTTTGGCAGCACATCTGTGCGGTGTTCTCTCTTTCCATCTACCTGGTCGTATATTTCAAGCTGTTGTCGTACATCTGA
- the LOC109766864 gene encoding protein DEHYDRATION-INDUCED 19 homolog 5 isoform X1 codes for MCCVSYSDPPPPLPAEEKSKEEEQRCSAAMEVDAEASYSYGFLPPGRHQPYYAPPPPPPEDGELWEYFPCPFCYIEVEMPFICSHLQEEHCFDTRNAVCPICAENLGKDMSAHFRFQHSHLLKRRKPSRPSSSPWPAAASPPAYEVNPYMMSSRPCQDPEPDPLLSQFICGSGDQTETEPGSRDGASQRHRPSSGHPAAGVQRPVSQLELEERLQRIEFLREIVTSTIL; via the exons atgtgctgTGTCAGTTACAGTGACCCGCCTCCTCCTCTTCCCGCCGAGGAGAAGAGTAAAGAGGAGGAGCAGCGGTGCAGTGCCGCCATGGAGGTGGATGCAGAGGCCTCCTACAGCTATGGCTTCCTCCCCCCAGGCAGGCACCAGCCCTATTATgccccacctcctcctccgccaG AAGATGGTGAACTGTGGGAGTACTTCCCTTGCCCTTTCTGCTACATCGAGGTCGAAATGCCCTTCATCTGCAGCCATCTGCAGGAGGAACACTGCTTCGACACCAGAAATGCT GTTTGCCCGATATGCGCCGAGAATCTGGGGAAGGACATGTCCGCGCATTTCAGATTCCAACACTCCCATCTTCTCAAG AGGAGGAAGCCTTCGAGGCCCAGCAGCTCACCATGGCCAGCAGCGGCATCGCCACCTGCATATGAAGTGAACCCCTACATGATGAGCAGCAGGCCATGCCAGGACCCTGAGCCTGACCCCCTGCTCTCCCAGTTCATCTGCGGCAGCGGAGACCAAACCGAAACCGAGCCGGGATCGCGCGACGGAGCAAGCCAGCGCCACCGCCCGAGCAGCGGTCATCCGGCAGCAGGTGTCCAGAG GCCTGTTAGCCAGCTGGAGCTGGAGGAGAGGCTGCAGAGGATCGAGTTCCTCAGGGAGATCGTCACATCAACCATTCTTTAG
- the LOC109766864 gene encoding protein DEHYDRATION-INDUCED 19 homolog 5 isoform X2, translating to MCCVSYSDPPPPLPAEEKSKEEEQRCSAAMEVDAEASYSYGFLPPGRHQPYYAPPPPPPDGELWEYFPCPFCYIEVEMPFICSHLQEEHCFDTRNAVCPICAENLGKDMSAHFRFQHSHLLKRRKPSRPSSSPWPAAASPPAYEVNPYMMSSRPCQDPEPDPLLSQFICGSGDQTETEPGSRDGASQRHRPSSGHPAAGVQRPVSQLELEERLQRIEFLREIVTSTIL from the exons atgtgctgTGTCAGTTACAGTGACCCGCCTCCTCCTCTTCCCGCCGAGGAGAAGAGTAAAGAGGAGGAGCAGCGGTGCAGTGCCGCCATGGAGGTGGATGCAGAGGCCTCCTACAGCTATGGCTTCCTCCCCCCAGGCAGGCACCAGCCCTATTATgccccacctcctcctccgccaG ATGGTGAACTGTGGGAGTACTTCCCTTGCCCTTTCTGCTACATCGAGGTCGAAATGCCCTTCATCTGCAGCCATCTGCAGGAGGAACACTGCTTCGACACCAGAAATGCT GTTTGCCCGATATGCGCCGAGAATCTGGGGAAGGACATGTCCGCGCATTTCAGATTCCAACACTCCCATCTTCTCAAG AGGAGGAAGCCTTCGAGGCCCAGCAGCTCACCATGGCCAGCAGCGGCATCGCCACCTGCATATGAAGTGAACCCCTACATGATGAGCAGCAGGCCATGCCAGGACCCTGAGCCTGACCCCCTGCTCTCCCAGTTCATCTGCGGCAGCGGAGACCAAACCGAAACCGAGCCGGGATCGCGCGACGGAGCAAGCCAGCGCCACCGCCCGAGCAGCGGTCATCCGGCAGCAGGTGTCCAGAG GCCTGTTAGCCAGCTGGAGCTGGAGGAGAGGCTGCAGAGGATCGAGTTCCTCAGGGAGATCGTCACATCAACCATTCTTTAG